TTCGGGCATTTCTGGCCCCGGTGTCCTCCCGGGGTTTTCACCCTGAGCTTAGGCAAGTGCAGAGGCAGGGAGGGAAAAGACCCAGGAAAGGGGAGAGGAAACTTGATTTCAAAAAAGCAGAATCAGGCACTCTGTGGTAAAGGTGGTTGATCATATTTCAAGTGAAATTATTATCCTCTAGAGTTCTGTTAATAATAGAATGATATTCCCAATAAATCCCGCTTTTATTTTACGCGTTGACAATTGCGTATGTACACAACATAATTGAAGCATGCTCAAGGCATTCATTGATGGAGAACCCCTAAACACCCTCCGCATCATTTCAGAACGCCCCATCGAAGACATCTTCAGCCACCTCTCCCAATACGAAAGCACCAAACTCGCCCTCAAACTCATCCAGCGCAAAGACAAATGCAACACCCTCACCCCAGAGCTTGCCGAAGCTAAAGCCATCGGGGTGGCCTACTGCCTCCGGAACGCCCGAGAATACCTCCGGCAGACCGAAGTGTCCTGGACCACCCGCCTGCTGAACGGCTATTACGGGATGATGGCCCTCACCGGGGCATTGATGATCGCAGACCCCGACAACACCCAC
This genomic stretch from Deinococcus cellulosilyticus NBRC 106333 = KACC 11606 harbors:
- a CDS encoding YaaC family protein, translating into MLKAFIDGEPLNTLRIISERPIEDIFSHLSQYESTKLALKLIQRKDKCNTLTPELAEAKAIGVAYCLRNAREYLRQTEVSWTTRLLNGYYGMMALTGALMIADPDNTHTLQDFEGFTKKGHGLSNIDSEAPFPEGQLIYLTKKGLFLEFATHLGLKLDAFKVKDRPESTQDLHLI